One Pseudomonas sp. MM213 genomic window, GTCCGGTCGAGGGCCGAAGTCGGTTCGTCCAGCAGAATCAGCGCCGGTTTTAGCACTAATGCCCGGGCAATGGCGATTCTCTGCCGCTGCCCGCCGGAAAATTCGTGGGGGTAGCGGTGCCGGGTTTCCGGATCCAGACCTACCTCCCTGAGTGCCGCAATAATCGCTTGTTCCTGTTCTGCCTCGGTGCCCATCTTGTGAATCCGCAGGCCTTCGCCAACGATCTGGCTCACGCACATCCGCGGGCTCAGGCTGCCGAACGGGTCCTGAAACACCACCTGCATCTCCCGACGCAGCGGCCGAACCTGTTGTTGCGTCAGGCAGTCTAGCTGCTTGCCTTCAAAACGGATCGCACCTTTGCTGCCAATCAGCCGCAAAATCGCCAAACCGAGTGTCGACTTGCCGGAACCGCTTTCTCCCACAATCCCCAGGGTCTGTCCCTGAGGCAGGCTGAAATTGATCCCGTCCACCGCTTTGATGTGATCGACGGTCTTTTTCAGCAAGCCTTTCTTGATCGGGAACCAGACTTTCAGGTCCTCGACCACAAGCAAGGGCGGGCCAATCACGTTGGTCGCCGGCTTGCCGCTGGGCTCCGCTGCCAGCAGTTCCCGAGTGTACGGATGCTGAGGCGCGCGGAACAACTCTTCGCACGATGCCTGTTCGACGATGCAACCGCGCTGCATGACACATACGCGATGCGCAATTCTTCGCACAAGGTTCAAATCGTGACTGATCAGTAACAATGCCATGCCCAGACGGGTCTGCAATTCCTTGAGCAATTCGAGGATTTTCAGCTGGACGGTCACGTCCAGCGCGGTGGTCGGTTCGTCTGCGATCAGCAGCTCCGGCTCGTTGGCCAGGGCCATGGCGATCATCACCCGCTGGCGCTGGCCGCCGGACAATTCGTGGGGCAGGGCTTTCAGGCGCTTCTCGGGCTCCGGAATGCCGACCATTTCCAGCAGTTCCAGCGTGCGTTTGGTCGCGACTTTGCCGATCAAACCCTTGTGGATGCGCAGGACTTCGTTGATCTGCTTCTCGATCGAGTGCAGCGGATTGAGCGAAGTCATCGGCTCCTGAAAGATCATCGCGATCCGGTTGCCACGGATGTGGCGGATGGTTTTTTCTTTCAGGCTCAGCAGGTCTTGCCCGGAGTACTCGATGGTGCCGGACGGATGCCGGGCGAGCGGGTAGGGCAGCAGGCGCAGGATCGAGCGCGCGGTCACCGATTTGCCGGAACCGCTTTCACCCACCAACGCCAGGGTTTCGCCGCGCTTGATGTCGAAGCTGACACCTTCGACCACTCGCTGGCAACGCTCGCCAACGACGAATTCGACGGCCAGGTCGCGCACTTCGATCAGATTGTCCTGATTCATTTCACTTCCTCGGGTCGAAGGCATCGCGAGCGGACTCGCCGATGAACACCAGCAGACTCAACATCAACGCCAGCACCGCAAACGCGCTCATGCCCAGCCACGGCGCTTGCAGGTTGGATTTGCCCTGGGCCACCAGCTCACCGAGCGACGGCGCGCCCGGGGGCAAGCCGAAACCCAGGAAGTCCAGCGCCGTCAGCGTGCCGATGGCGCCGGTCAGGATGAACGGCATGAAGGTCATGGTCGAAACCATCGCGTTGGGCAAGATGTGGCGGAACATGATCGCACCATTCTGCATCCCCAACGCCCGGGCCGCGCGCACGTATTCGAGGTTGCGTCCGCGCAGGAACTCGGCGCGGACCACGTCCACCAGGCTCATCCACGAAAACAGCAGCATGATCCCCAGCAGCCACCAGAAGTTCGGCTGGACGAAGCTGGCGAGAATGATCAGCAGATACAACACCGGCAACCCGGACCAGATCTCCAGGAACCGTTGCCCGGCCAGGTCGACCCAGCCGCCATAGAAACCCTGCAAGGCACCGGCAATCACGCCGATGATCGAGCTGAGAATGGTCAATGTCAGCGCGAACAGCACCGAAATCCGGAAGCCGTAAATCACCCGCGCCAACACATCGCGCCCCTGATCGTCCGTGCCCAGCAGGTTGTCGGTCGACGGCGGCGCCGGTGCCGGGACTTTCAGGTCGTAGTTGATGCTTTGGTAGCTGTAGGGAATCGGCGCCCACAGCACCCACGCATCCTTGGCCTTGAGCAGTTCGCGGATATACGGGCTCTTGTAGTTGGCTTCCAGCGGGAATTCGCCGCCGAACGTAGTCTCCGGGTAACGCTTGAGCGCCGGGAAGTACCAGCTGTTGTCGTAATGCACCACCAAGGGTTTGTCGTTGGCGATCAGCTCGGCACCGAGGCTCAGGCCGAACAGCACGAGAAACAGCCACAGCGACCACCAGCCGCGCTTGTTGGCCTTGAACAGTTCGAAACGCCGGCGATTGAGAGGGGACAGGTTCATCTCAATGCTCCCGGCTTTCGAAGTCGATGCGCGGATCGACAAAGGTGTACGTCAGATCGCCGATCAGTTTCACCACCAATCCCAGCAGGGTGAAGATGAACAACGTACCGAAGACCACCGGGTAATCACGGTTGATCGCGGCTTCGAAACTCATCAGCCCCAGTCCGTCGAGGGAGAAAATCACCTCCACCAGCAACGAACCGGTGAAGAAAATCCCGATGAACGCCGACGGGAAACCGGCAATCACCAGCAGCATGGCGTTGCGGAACACGTGGCCGTAGAGCACACGGTGATTGGTCAGGCCCTTGGCCTTGGCGGTGACCACGTACTGCTTGTTGATTTCATCGAGGAAGCTGTTTTTGGTCAGCAGGGTCATGGTCGCGAAGTTACCGATCACCAGCGCCGTCACCGGCAATGCCAGGTGCCAGAAGTAATCGAGAATCTTGCCGCCCATGCTCAGTTCATCGAAGTTGTTCGAGGTCAGTCCCCGAAGCGGGAACCAGTCGAAATAGCTGCCGCCGGCGAACACCACAATCAACAGAATGGCGAACAGGAACGCCGGGATCGCGTAACCGACGATGATCGCCGAGCTGGTCCAGACGTCGAAGTGGCTGCCGTGCCGCGTGGCCTTGGCGATCCCCAGCGGGATCGACACCAGGTACATGATCAGCGTGCTCCACAGCCCGAGGGAGATCGACACCGGCATCTTTTCCTTGATCAGGTCGATGACCTTGGCGTCGCGAAAGAAACTGTCGCCGAAATCCAGGGTGGCGTAGTTCTTGACCATGATCCACAAACGTTCCGGCGCCGATTTGTCGAAGCCATACATGTGCTCGATTTCTTTCACCAGCGCGGGGTCCAGACCCTGGGCGCCACGATAGGCCGAGCCGGCCACCGACACCTCTGCACCACCGCCGGCAATGCGGCTGGTGGCGCCTTCGAAACCTTCGAGCTTGGCGATCATCTGCTCCACCGGCCCGCCGGGGGCGGCCTGGATGATCACGAAGTTGATCAGCAAAATGCCGAGCAGCGTCGGGATGATCAGCAGCAGTCGCCGAAAAATATACGCCAGCATCTATTACTCCGTGCCCGCAGGGTCGGCTTGCAGTTTGGTTTCGACTTCTATCGCCGGTGTCACGTTGGGCTTGATCCACCAGGTGGCCGTACCGATGTCGTACTTGGGTGAGATTTTCGGGTGGCCGATATGGTTCCAGTAAGCCACGCGCCAGGTCTTGATGTGCCAGTTGGGGATCACGTAATAACCCCATTGCAGCACGCGGTCCAGTGCACGGGCGTGAGCCACCAGGCTTTTGCGCGAATCGGCGTTGATCAGTTGCTCGACCAGTTGGTCCACCACCGGGTCTTTCAGGCCCATGGAGTTGCGGCTGCCGGGCTTGTCGGCGGCGGCAGACATCCAGAATTCGCGCTGTTCGTTACCCGGCGAGTTGGATTGCGGGAAGCTGCCGACAATCATGTCGAAGTCCCGCGAACGCACGCGATTGATGTACTGCGAGACGTCGACCCGGCGAATCACCAGGTCGATCCCCAGGTCGCTGAGGTTACGCTTGAACGGCAGCAGCACCCGTTCGAACTCGGTCTGGGCCAGCAGGAACTCGATGTTCACCGGTTTGCCGTTGGCGTCGACCATCTTGTCGTCGACGATCCGCCAGCCGGCTTCCTGCAACAGCTGATAAGCCTTGCGCTGCTGCGTGCGGATCATGCCGCTGGCGTCGGTCACCGGGTTCTGGAAGGCCTCGGTGAATACCTGCTCGGGGATCTTGCCGCGGAACGGGTCGAGAATGGCCAACTGATCGGCATCCGGCAAACCGGTGGCGGCCATTTCCGAGTTTTCAAAGAAACTGCGGGTGCGCACGTAGGCGCCGTTGAACAGTTGCTTGTTGGTCCATTCAAAGTCCAGCAACAACGTCAGCGCCTGGCGCACGCGCACGTCCTGGAACACCGGACGGCGCAGGTTGAAGACAAAACCCTGCATGCCGGTCGGGTTGCCGTTGGGGATCTGTTCCTTGTTCAGCCGACCTTCGGCAACCGCCGGAATGTTGTAGGCGTTGGCCCAGTTCTTCGCGCTCATCTCCAGCCAGTAATCGAACTGTCCGGCCTTGAGTGCTTCCAGGGCCACGGTGTTGTCGCGGTAGTAATCGGTGGTCATCACGTCGAAGTTGTAGAAACCACGGTTGGCCGGCAGGTCCTTGCCCCAGTAATCCTTGACCCGCTCGTAGCGAATCGAGCGCCCGGCCTTCACCTCGCTGACCTTGTACGGGCCGCTGCCCAGCGGCATTTCCAGGTTGCCCTTGTTGAAGTCCCGGGTCGCCCACCAGTGTTTGGGCAGTACCGGCAACTGGCCGAGGATCAACGGCAGTTCGCGGTTGTTGGTGTGCTTGAACTTGAACAGCACGGTCAGCGGGTCTTCGGCGACTGCTTCAGCGACGTCGCTGTAGTAACCGCGATACATCGGTGCGCCGTCCTTGATCAGCGTTTCGAAGCTGAACACCACGTCTTCGGCACGGATCGGATGACCGTCGTGGAAGCGTGCTTCAGGGCGCAGGTAGAAACGCACCCAGCTGTTGTCCGGGGCTTTCTCGATCTTGCCGGCAACCAATCCATATTCGGTGAACGGTTCATCGAGTCCCTGTTTGGCCAGGGTGTCGTAGATCAGCTCGATGTCGCCGGCCGACACGCCTTTGCTGATGAACGGGTTGAGGCTGTCGAAGCCGCCGAAACCGGCCTGACGGAAGACCCCGCCCTTGGGTGCGTCCGGATTCACGTAGTCGAAATGTTTGAAGTCGGCCGGGTATTTCGGCGGCTCGTTGTACAAGGTCAGGGCGTGTTGCGGCGCGGCGCAGGCCAGCCCGGCGAACAACAGGCCGCTGGCCTGCAAGAGCAGGGCGCGTACGGGTTTCATCGATCTTTCTCCGAAGATTTCAGCCACCACGCGCTCAGGCCCAGCGTATAGGGCGGCGTGGTGACGAAGGCGAACCGGTTGCGGTAGGCCAGGCGGTGATAATTGAGGTACCAGTTGGGAATGATGTAGTGCTGCCATAACAACACGCGGTCCAGGGCTTTGCCGGCGGCAACCTGTTCATCGCGGGTCTGGGCGGCGAGCAGTTGCTCGAGTAAATGGTCAACCACCGGGTTGGCGATGCCCGCGTAATTTTTGCTGCCCTTGACCCCGACCTGGCTGGAATGGAAATACTGCCATTGCTCCAGACCGGGGCTGAGGGTCTGGTTCAGGGTCATCAGAATCATGTCGAAATCGAACTGGTCGAGACGCTGTTTGTACTGGGCGCGGTCCACCGTGCGCAGCCGTGCGTCGATGCCGATACTGGCGAGGTTCTCGACATAAGGCTGGAGGATGCGTTCCAGGTTCGGGTTGACCAGCAGGATCTCAAGCGAGAGCGGCTGGCCCTTGGCGTTTTCGACTCGTTGACCGTTGAGCTTCCAGCCGGCCTCGGCGAGCAGGCTCAGGGCCTGGCGCATGGTGTCCCGCGGAATGCCGCGCCCTTGGGTCTGCGGCAGGCTGAACGGCTCGGTGAGCAGTTTGGCGGGCAATTGCTCGCGGTACGGCTTGAGCATCAACCACTCATGACCGACCGGCAGACCGGTGGCCGAGAATTCGCTGTTGGGGTAGTAACTCATGGCGCGCTTGTAAGCGCCGCTGAACAGCGTGCGATTGGTCCACTCGAAATCGAACATCAGCCCCAGCGCTTCGCGCACCTTCGCGTCGGAGAAGGCCGGGCGCCGGGTGTTCATGAACAGGCCCTGGCTCTGGGTCGGGATCTGGTGCGGGATCTGCGCCTTGATGACATCGCCTCGTCGCACGGCCGGGAAGTTGTAACCGTTAACCCAGTTCTTCGCCTGATGCTCGATGTAGATGTCGAACTCGCCGGCCTTGAAGGCCTCGAACGCGACGTCGCTGTCGCGGTAGAACTCGACTTCCATGCGGTCGACGTTGTACTTGCCGCGATTGACCGGCAGGTCCTTGCCCCAGTAATCCTTGACCCGTTCAAACACAATCTGGCGCCCGGGCGTGACCGAGGTCATGCGATAAGGGCCACTGCCGAGCGGCGGCTCGAAGGTGGTGGCCTTGAAGTCGCGACCTTTCCAGTAATGCTGCGGCAGCACCGGCAACTCGCCCAGGCGCAAGATCAGCAGTGGGTTGCCAGCGCGCTTGAAGACGAAACGGATGCGCTGTGGGTTGAGCACGTCGACCCGCAACACTTCCTGGAGATTGGTGCGGTATTGCGGATGGCCTTCCTTGAGCAGCAATCGATAAGAGAACGCGACGTCATACGCGGTGATCGGCGTGCCATCGTGAAAGCGGGCTTCGGGGCGCAGGTTGAACACCACCCAGCTACGGTCTTCGCTGTATTCCACCGATTGGGCGATCAGGCCATAACTGGAGGTGGGTTCGTCGCCGGACGGCGCGTATTGGCCCGTGCCGACCATCAGCGGCTCGTTGAGCTCGTTGATGCCGTACTGCAGGAAATTCGCGGTGGAAACCGGGCTTGAGCCCTTGAAGGTGTACGGGTTGAGCGTATCGAAGGTGCCAAACGCCATCACCCGCAACGTACCGCCCTTGGGCGCTTGCGGGTTGACCCAGTCGAAATGGGTAAATCTGGCCGGGTACTTGAGCGTGCCGAACTGCGCATAACCATGGCTTTCGCTGATCGTCGCACTTGCGGAGGAGCTCAAGGCCAGGCTGATGAGGAGCAGGAGGAGGGGACGCTTCAAGTCAGAGATCCGATCCAGGCGGCTTGGGCTTTGTGGGCCGTACAGTAACAGCTTGTATGGACAGGAAAAAGACGGGGATTTAACGACCCGTTAATTGCCGGGGCAGATCCCTTGTGGAGGCTTGGAAACCTATTTGATCGCTCGTCGTACACAAACCCTGTAGGAGCCAGCTTGCTGGCGATGGTCGTTAACGATATCGCGTGAAATCTGGTTAAACGCGGCGCACTTGAGCCCATCGCCAGCAAGCCGGCTCCTACAGAGGGTGTGTGAACCTGTTTTATGGTGTTTGGGCAAAAAAAAAGCCCCTGAAGTCAGGGGCTTTTTTTAGTGCGGCGAAGCAACCGTCAACATCTGACCCGGCTTCAGCGCCTGGCCGACACGCGGGTTCCAGCGCTTGAGGTGCTGCATTTCAACGTTGAAACGCTTGGCCACGATGTACAGCGAGTCACCTTGCTGGACCTTGTATTGGGTCTGCGGTTTCTTGGTGTCCGTCTTGCCATTCGTCTTGGTGTTGGCGGCCACTACGGTGTTGACGCGTCCGGAGCTGCGCTTGGTCTTGTCTTGCATCACCAGCGTCTGGCCAACCTTGAGGTCCTTGCCGGTCAGCTTGTTCCAGCGTTGCAGGTCTTTCACGTCGACCTTGTTGGCCTTGGCGATGGTGCCGAGGTTGTCGCCACGTTTCACGCGGTAGGCGCGTTTGAGGCTGGCGATCTGGGTATCGTCTGCGCCTTCGAACACCGGTTTGAGCGACTTCTTGCTGATCAGCTCTTCAGGACGCATGGTCGACAGGCTGGCGGTCAGCAGTTGCGCCTTGGACGTCGGCACCAGCAAATGCTGAGGACCGTCCAGAGTGGTGGTGCGCTGCTTGAAGGCCGGGTTGAGCTGGAACAGCTCGTCTTCGTCGATATTGGCCACCGCTGCAACCTTGGACAGGTCCATGCGCTGGTTGATTTCGACGGCCTGAAAATACGGCTCGTTGGCGATCGGGTTGAGGTTCACGCCGTAGGCTTCGGGCGCCAGGACCACTTGCGACAGGGCCAGCAACTTCGGCACATAGGCCTGGGTTTCCGACGGCAGTGGCAGGTTCCAGTAATCGGTAGGCAGGCCAAGTCTTTCGTTACGTTCGATGGCCCGGCTGACCGTACCTTCACCCGCGTTGTAAGCCGCGAGGGCCAGCAGCCAGTCGCCGTTGAACATGTCGTGCAGACGGGTCAGGTAATCCATCGCGGCGGTGGTCGACGCGGTAATGTCACGACGGCCATCGTAGAAACGGGTCTGGCGCAGGTTGAAGTAACGCCCGGTGGAAGGAATGAATTGCCACAGGCCAACCGCGTCGGCCCGGGAATAGGCCATTGGGTTGTAGGCGCTTTCAATCACTGGCAGGAGTGCCAGTTCCAGCGGCATGTTGCGTTCTTCAAGGCGTTCGACGATGTAGTGAATGTAGAGACTGCCGCGTTCGCCGGCGTTTTCGAGGAAGGATGGATTACTGGCGAACCACAGGCGCTGTTGCTCGATGCGCGGGTTGACGCCCAGGCCTTCCTGCAACTGGAAGCCCTGGCGCATGCGCTCCCAGACGTCCTGTGGAATTTGCGGGCTAGGCTTTTCGCTGAGCCAGATGGGCTTCTGTTTGGCTCGCGCTGCGATGTTCGGGGTATGTGCCGCGTCGGTCTGCGGCACATGGCTGGAACAGCCCGCCAGAGTGGCGGACACAGCCACCGCTATGGCTTGAGCCAAGCGGGTCAATGCGTCTGAATTGATGGCTTTACGAATAGATGACGACATTGGCTGGAAGTAAGTTCCGGGCAAAAATGTCGGGCGATTCTAGAAAGCGCACCCTCTGCGGTCAACCATTCAGATTTTTCGCACCAACGGCAAGCCCTCTCAGAACTTATCCTTCCAAGCGCGCAGAGCAGCAAAAACCGCACTCGGAGCCCGGTTATCGGTGCCATTCCGTTCGTCCACTTTTTCTTTAACAGATGTTTCGTCGACACGTAAAAACGGGTTGGTCTGCTTTTCCAGTGCGATCGACGAAGGCAGCGTGATGATGCCTGCTGCACGTTGTTCGGTGACTTTTGCCAGCCGTTCGGCCGTGTGCGGATTACCCGGTTCGACCGCTGCGGCGAAGCGCAGGTTGCTCAGGGTGTATTCATGCGTGCAATACACCTGCGTATCCTCGGGAAGGGATGCGAGGCGTGTCAGCGAGGTGTGCATTTGCTCGGGCGTGCCTTCGAACAACCGCCCGCAACCGGCGGCGAACAGGGTGTCGCCACAAAAAAGCAGGCCCTGATGATAAAAAGCGATGTGTCCCAGGGTGTGACCGGGTACTTCGATGACTTCAAAGTCGCAGCCGAGCACGTTGATACGGTCGTTGTCCTTGAGCGCAACATCCCGCGCCGGAATGGTTTCACTGGCCGGGCCGTAGACCTTCGCGTCCGTCGCTTTTTTCAACTGTTCGACGCCGCCGACATGGTCGTGATGGTGGTGAGTGATCAAAATATCACTCAGTGCCCAACCCGGATTCGCCGCGAGCCAGGCCTGGACCGGCGCGGCATCGCCGGGATCGACCACCGCACAGCGTCGCGTGTCGGGGTCTTGCAACAACCAGATGTAGTTGTCGGTGAAGGCGGGCAGGGCACTGATCTGTATCATCGTCGGATTCGCCAAGCGGAAAACAATGGCGCATCTTAGAACTTCCTGGCGCGTTGGAGAATGCAATGACTGATAAAGCGTTCGCTCAGGCTGATCCTGACTGGCTGGCCCTGATCAGCGCGGCCCGTGAATGGCTGTCCGGCCCCATCGGGCAATTTCTGCTGGACGAAGAACGACGCATGCTCGAAGACGAGCTGGGGCGCTTCTTCGGTGGCTATCTGGTGCATTACGGTCCTTCGGCTGAGACTCCGCCGTCGGCGCCGCAGGTCCAGCGCAATGTGCGGCTGGGTGCGCCATTGCCGGGTGTCGAGATTGTGTGTGAAGAGCAGGCCTGGCCGTTGAGCGAGCACGCTGCCGATGTGGTGGTGTTGCAGCACGGCCTGGATTTCTGCCTGTCGCCCCATGGTTTGCTGCGCGAAGCGGCGAGCAGCGTGCGTCCCGGCGGGCATTTGCTGATCATCGGGATCAACCCCTGGAGCAGCTGGGGCTTGCGCCACGTGTTCGCCCATGACGCCTTGCGCAAGGCGCGGTGCATTTCGCCGTCGCGGGTCGCCGACTGGCTGAACCTGCTGGGCTTCGCGCTGGAGAAACGCCGCTTCGGGTGCTATCGTCCGCCGCTTGCGTCCCCGGCCTGGCAAGCCCGTTTGGCCGGTTGGGAGCGCAAGGCCGGTGATTGGCAACTGTCGGGTGGCGGCTTCTATTTATTGGTCGCGCGCAAGATCGTGGTCGGCCTGCGGCCGGTTCGTCAGGAACGTCGCGAGCCGATGGGCAAGTTGATTCCATTGCCGATGGCCAAGGTCAACCGCCGCAACATCGAGCCGTAACACTTTTTATATTCCCGGCCGGGCGCGTCCCGGCCTCGGGCATCGTCGATCAACGGTCGGCGGGCCACCGCATTTTCTGGATAGATTGGCATGAGCGATAGCGTAGAACTCTTCACCGACGGCGCCTGCAAGGGCAATCCTGGCCCAGGCGGCTGGGGCGCATTGCTGGTGTGCAAGGGCGTTGAAAAAGAACTCTGGGGTGGCGAAGCCAACACCACCAACAACCGTATGGAGCTGATGGGCGCGATTCGCGGGCTGGAAGAACTGAAGCGTTCCTGCGACGTGCTGCTGGTGACAGACTCGCAGTATGTGATGAAAGGCATCAACGAATGGATGGACAACTGGAAGAAACGCGGCTGGAAAACGGCAGCGAAAGAACCGGTAAAAAATGCTGACCTGTGGAAATTGCTGGATGAGCAAGTCAACCGCCACAACGTCACCTGGAAGTGGGTGCGCGGGCACATCGGGCATCACGGCAACGAGCGGGCCGACCAGTTGGCTAACCGTGGCGTGGATGAAGTGCGCGGTTACAAACAAGCCTGACCTTTGTAGGAGCCGGCTTGCCGGCGATAGCGTTCCTGAGATCAATACAAGGCTCAGGACCTATCGCCGGCAAGCCGGCTCCTACAAGATCGGTGTTCACAGCATCAAAATGGCGTTGGCCAGTTGTTGGTCTGAATACTGATCGCTCAGCCCGCCACGAATCCTCTCGAATGCCGCTTCAATCCGCGCCCCGCGAATCTCCCCGTCACTGGCCACAAACGCTGCCGCATCATCCTTGGCCGCCAGCACAATCTTGTCGTCCTTGAATGATCCGCTCGTGCCCTTGGACGAACTCAAGGTCAGGCTCAACGTGATATCGGTGCTGATTACAAAACTGGTGGCCTGGGCGGTGGTTGCGATCAGGCAACCGCCCAGGACCAGCAGGCGTAGCGATTGTGTGGTGGTCATGACGAACTCAAATCCATCGGAAACAAGCCGCGCACGCTATCAAGCCGTTCTTTGCCAGACTTTATGAACATTGCTAATGATTGTTAAAAACTGCATGAGCTTCAGTCATTTGCCTGTGCGCACGCCTGATCCCGTGGGCGTGTTAACATCGCCGCTTTTGCACGATTGACCCGTTGAGAGCTGAGCACTGATGGCCACCAGATCCGTTGTACTCGATACCGAAACCACCGGCATGCCGGTGACCGACGGCCACCGGATTATCGAAATCGGTTGTGTCGAGTTGATCGGTCGGCGCCTGACCGGCCGGCATTTTCACGTTTACCTGCAACCAGACCGCGAAAGTGACGAAGGCGCCATCGGCGTTCACGGCATCACCAACGAATTCCTGGTGGGCAAGCCGCGTTTCACTGAAGTGGCTGATGAGTTTTTCGAATTCATCAAGGGCGCGCAGCTGATCATCCATAACGCGGCGTTCGACGTTGGCTTCATCAACAACGAATTCGCCCTGATGGGCCAGCACGATCGTGCGGACATCACGCAACACTGCTCGATCCTCGACACCCTGATGATGGCCCGGGAACGTCACCCGGGGCAGCGCAACAGCCTCGACGCCTTGTGCAAACGTTATGGCGTCGACAACTCCGGTCGTGAACTCCACGGCGCCTTGCTCGACTCCGAGATTCTCGCCGACGTTTACCTGACCATGACCGGCGGCCAGACCAGCCTGTCGCTGGCCGGCAATGCGTCCGACGGCAACGGGTCTGGTGAGGGGGCGGACAACTCAGCCACGGAGATCCGCCGTTTGCCGGCCGATCGCCAGCCAACCCGTATCATCCGCGCCAGTGAAGATGATTTGGCGCAACACATGGCTCGTCTGGAAGTCATCGCAAAATCCGCTGGTGCGCCATCGCTGTGGCAGCAACTGCTTGAGGCTGAAGCTCAGGCGTAAATCTCGAGATAGACACTA contains:
- a CDS encoding ABC transporter ATP-binding protein: MNQDNLIEVRDLAVEFVVGERCQRVVEGVSFDIKRGETLALVGESGSGKSVTARSILRLLPYPLARHPSGTIEYSGQDLLSLKEKTIRHIRGNRIAMIFQEPMTSLNPLHSIEKQINEVLRIHKGLIGKVATKRTLELLEMVGIPEPEKRLKALPHELSGGQRQRVMIAMALANEPELLIADEPTTALDVTVQLKILELLKELQTRLGMALLLISHDLNLVRRIAHRVCVMQRGCIVEQASCEELFRAPQHPYTRELLAAEPSGKPATNVIGPPLLVVEDLKVWFPIKKGLLKKTVDHIKAVDGINFSLPQGQTLGIVGESGSGKSTLGLAILRLIGSKGAIRFEGKQLDCLTQQQVRPLRREMQVVFQDPFGSLSPRMCVSQIVGEGLRIHKMGTEAEQEQAIIAALREVGLDPETRHRYPHEFSGGQRQRIAIARALVLKPALILLDEPTSALDRTVQRQVVELLRSLQTKYNLTYLFISHDLAVVKALSHQLMVVKHGQVVEQGDAQSIFAAPQHPYTQQLLEAAFLAPATAQ
- a CDS encoding ABC transporter permease codes for the protein MNLSPLNRRRFELFKANKRGWWSLWLFLVLFGLSLGAELIANDKPLVVHYDNSWYFPALKRYPETTFGGEFPLEANYKSPYIRELLKAKDAWVLWAPIPYSYQSINYDLKVPAPAPPSTDNLLGTDDQGRDVLARVIYGFRISVLFALTLTILSSIIGVIAGALQGFYGGWVDLAGQRFLEIWSGLPVLYLLIILASFVQPNFWWLLGIMLLFSWMSLVDVVRAEFLRGRNLEYVRAARALGMQNGAIMFRHILPNAMVSTMTFMPFILTGAIGTLTALDFLGFGLPPGAPSLGELVAQGKSNLQAPWLGMSAFAVLALMLSLLVFIGESARDAFDPRK
- a CDS encoding microcin C ABC transporter permease YejB, with product MLAYIFRRLLLIIPTLLGILLINFVIIQAAPGGPVEQMIAKLEGFEGATSRIAGGGAEVSVAGSAYRGAQGLDPALVKEIEHMYGFDKSAPERLWIMVKNYATLDFGDSFFRDAKVIDLIKEKMPVSISLGLWSTLIMYLVSIPLGIAKATRHGSHFDVWTSSAIIVGYAIPAFLFAILLIVVFAGGSYFDWFPLRGLTSNNFDELSMGGKILDYFWHLALPVTALVIGNFATMTLLTKNSFLDEINKQYVVTAKAKGLTNHRVLYGHVFRNAMLLVIAGFPSAFIGIFFTGSLLVEVIFSLDGLGLMSFEAAINRDYPVVFGTLFIFTLLGLVVKLIGDLTYTFVDPRIDFESREH
- a CDS encoding extracellular solute-binding protein codes for the protein MKPVRALLLQASGLLFAGLACAAPQHALTLYNEPPKYPADFKHFDYVNPDAPKGGVFRQAGFGGFDSLNPFISKGVSAGDIELIYDTLAKQGLDEPFTEYGLVAGKIEKAPDNSWVRFYLRPEARFHDGHPIRAEDVVFSFETLIKDGAPMYRGYYSDVAEAVAEDPLTVLFKFKHTNNRELPLILGQLPVLPKHWWATRDFNKGNLEMPLGSGPYKVSEVKAGRSIRYERVKDYWGKDLPANRGFYNFDVMTTDYYRDNTVALEALKAGQFDYWLEMSAKNWANAYNIPAVAEGRLNKEQIPNGNPTGMQGFVFNLRRPVFQDVRVRQALTLLLDFEWTNKQLFNGAYVRTRSFFENSEMAATGLPDADQLAILDPFRGKIPEQVFTEAFQNPVTDASGMIRTQQRKAYQLLQEAGWRIVDDKMVDANGKPVNIEFLLAQTEFERVLLPFKRNLSDLGIDLVIRRVDVSQYINRVRSRDFDMIVGSFPQSNSPGNEQREFWMSAAADKPGSRNSMGLKDPVVDQLVEQLINADSRKSLVAHARALDRVLQWGYYVIPNWHIKTWRVAYWNHIGHPKISPKYDIGTATWWIKPNVTPAIEVETKLQADPAGTE
- a CDS encoding extracellular solute-binding protein codes for the protein MLLISLALSSSASATISESHGYAQFGTLKYPARFTHFDWVNPQAPKGGTLRVMAFGTFDTLNPYTFKGSSPVSTANFLQYGINELNEPLMVGTGQYAPSGDEPTSSYGLIAQSVEYSEDRSWVVFNLRPEARFHDGTPITAYDVAFSYRLLLKEGHPQYRTNLQEVLRVDVLNPQRIRFVFKRAGNPLLILRLGELPVLPQHYWKGRDFKATTFEPPLGSGPYRMTSVTPGRQIVFERVKDYWGKDLPVNRGKYNVDRMEVEFYRDSDVAFEAFKAGEFDIYIEHQAKNWVNGYNFPAVRRGDVIKAQIPHQIPTQSQGLFMNTRRPAFSDAKVREALGLMFDFEWTNRTLFSGAYKRAMSYYPNSEFSATGLPVGHEWLMLKPYREQLPAKLLTEPFSLPQTQGRGIPRDTMRQALSLLAEAGWKLNGQRVENAKGQPLSLEILLVNPNLERILQPYVENLASIGIDARLRTVDRAQYKQRLDQFDFDMILMTLNQTLSPGLEQWQYFHSSQVGVKGSKNYAGIANPVVDHLLEQLLAAQTRDEQVAAGKALDRVLLWQHYIIPNWYLNYHRLAYRNRFAFVTTPPYTLGLSAWWLKSSEKDR
- a CDS encoding transglycosylase SLT domain-containing protein gives rise to the protein MSSSIRKAINSDALTRLAQAIAVAVSATLAGCSSHVPQTDAAHTPNIAARAKQKPIWLSEKPSPQIPQDVWERMRQGFQLQEGLGVNPRIEQQRLWFASNPSFLENAGERGSLYIHYIVERLEERNMPLELALLPVIESAYNPMAYSRADAVGLWQFIPSTGRYFNLRQTRFYDGRRDITASTTAAMDYLTRLHDMFNGDWLLALAAYNAGEGTVSRAIERNERLGLPTDYWNLPLPSETQAYVPKLLALSQVVLAPEAYGVNLNPIANEPYFQAVEINQRMDLSKVAAVANIDEDELFQLNPAFKQRTTTLDGPQHLLVPTSKAQLLTASLSTMRPEELISKKSLKPVFEGADDTQIASLKRAYRVKRGDNLGTIAKANKVDVKDLQRWNKLTGKDLKVGQTLVMQDKTKRSSGRVNTVVAANTKTNGKTDTKKPQTQYKVQQGDSLYIVAKRFNVEMQHLKRWNPRVGQALKPGQMLTVASPH